One stretch of Nocardioides perillae DNA includes these proteins:
- a CDS encoding amidohydrolase family protein produces MTALRIRGPVLPDGEPRDLYLVDGRVTLEPQAGAETVAEGWVVPGLVDAHCHLGLDDDGAVDDAETERQAVLDRDAGALLIRDCGSAADTSWVHGRDDLPRLIRAGRHIARTKRYIRGYAHEVEPGDLPAYVAQEAQRGDGWVKLVGDWISREEGDLRPSFPPEVFAEAIRVAHEHGARVTAHCFGSQVLPGLVAAGIDCIEHGTGLTPDLVEEMATRGTALVPTVMQLDKFPQYAEAGAARFPAYASTMTDLHARRRETVMAAHEAGVAVYAGSDGGGVARHGNLAGEVLALAEMGLAPEEALGAASWRARSWLGWNALLDEGAPADLVVYPRDPLADLGVLHEPSRVVLRGVVVA; encoded by the coding sequence ATGACCGCCCTGCGCATCCGCGGCCCCGTCCTGCCCGACGGGGAGCCCCGCGACCTCTACCTCGTCGACGGCCGGGTCACCCTCGAGCCGCAGGCCGGCGCCGAGACGGTCGCCGAGGGGTGGGTCGTCCCGGGCCTGGTGGACGCGCACTGCCACCTCGGCCTCGACGACGACGGCGCGGTCGACGACGCCGAGACCGAGCGGCAGGCGGTGCTCGACCGCGACGCCGGCGCGCTCCTCATCCGTGACTGCGGGTCCGCGGCCGACACCTCCTGGGTGCACGGTCGCGACGACCTGCCGCGGCTGATCCGCGCCGGACGCCACATCGCGCGCACCAAGCGCTACATCCGCGGCTACGCGCACGAGGTCGAGCCGGGCGACCTCCCGGCGTACGTCGCCCAGGAGGCGCAGCGCGGCGACGGCTGGGTCAAGCTGGTCGGCGACTGGATCAGCCGCGAGGAGGGCGACCTGCGGCCGTCCTTCCCGCCCGAGGTCTTCGCCGAGGCGATCCGGGTGGCCCACGAGCACGGCGCGCGGGTCACCGCGCACTGCTTCGGCTCCCAGGTGCTGCCGGGGCTGGTGGCGGCGGGCATCGACTGCATCGAGCACGGCACCGGGCTCACCCCCGACCTCGTGGAGGAGATGGCCACGCGCGGCACCGCGCTCGTGCCGACCGTCATGCAGCTCGACAAGTTCCCCCAGTACGCCGAGGCCGGCGCGGCGAGGTTCCCCGCCTACGCCTCGACCATGACCGACCTCCACGCCCGCCGCCGCGAGACGGTGATGGCCGCCCACGAGGCCGGCGTCGCGGTGTACGCCGGGTCCGACGGCGGCGGCGTGGCCCGCCACGGCAACCTGGCGGGGGAGGTCCTCGCGCTCGCCGAGATGGGGCTGGCGCCCGAGGAGGCCCTCGGGGCGGCGTCGTGGCGGGCCCGGTCGTGGCTGGGCTGGAACGCCCTGCTGGACGAGGGGGCGCCGGCCGACCTGGTGGTCTACCCCCGCGACCCGCTGGCGGACCTCGGCGTGCTCCACGAGCCGTCGCGGGTGGTGCTGCGCGGGGTGGTCGTGGCGTGA
- a CDS encoding [protein-PII] uridylyltransferase — protein sequence MTAAERTARTEAADATCRAAYDGCGGPASGVALVALGGYGRGELAPHSDLDLLLVHDDGVDPGMSAAEVWYPLWDGGHRLDHAVRSVGETVTAASADLRVVLGLLDVRHVAGDPGLTLRLRTTLLAQWRREARERIPQLRPLVRRRHELAGELAHASVPDLKESEGGLRDATVLQALVATWLVDVPHADLERSRQALLDVRDVVQQQAGRAVDRVGPEAWRDLADGLGLRDARAAQVHVREHGRRVTHLSRLTWRRASELVERRSSLRGARRPALVPVAPGVALSRGEVVLDARARPASDPLLLLRAAAEAAERDVVLSPTTTARLVREAPPLPEPWSEEARRLLVRLLAAGRGLLEVWETLEETGALARLLPEWEGIRLLPHASPIHRFTVDRHVVETCVEVASLIRTVARPDVLLVAALLHDVGKAEVGDHSVVGEPVARRVATRLGFDPAAVDQVALLVRHHLLLAETATTRDLDDPATTALVADRVGDPETLALLLALTEADARAASAPAWSSWRAGLVRRLAARTRAHLEARAAGVATPVAVADDVAVPDEVVRDPREVWVGVEPHEDRARVTVVSGDRIGLLADAAAALALQRCSVLAARAWSHDGVATSVWEVRDDGLVPAVLRERVLAVAEGRVDPAARLRRPSGDPALAPSVQVRPEASQTSTVLEVRAADRPGVVWSVCRTLADLGVGVRSAHVVTLGPQAVDVFYLAGPAGGPLAPEDADAIAEAVRAALSEEPSGTR from the coding sequence GTGACCGCCGCCGAGAGGACCGCCCGCACCGAGGCCGCCGACGCCACGTGCCGCGCGGCGTACGACGGGTGCGGCGGTCCCGCGTCGGGCGTGGCCCTCGTGGCGCTCGGCGGCTACGGCCGGGGCGAGCTGGCCCCCCACAGCGACCTCGACCTGCTGCTCGTCCACGACGACGGCGTCGACCCGGGCATGTCGGCCGCAGAGGTGTGGTACCCGCTGTGGGACGGCGGCCACCGCCTCGACCACGCCGTGCGCTCGGTGGGGGAGACGGTGACCGCGGCCAGCGCCGACCTGAGGGTCGTGCTCGGGCTCCTCGACGTGCGCCACGTGGCGGGAGACCCCGGGCTCACGCTCCGGCTGCGCACGACGCTGCTCGCGCAGTGGCGCCGCGAGGCGCGCGAGCGGATCCCGCAGCTCCGCCCGCTGGTGCGCCGGCGGCACGAGCTGGCGGGCGAGCTGGCCCACGCCTCGGTGCCCGACCTCAAGGAGTCCGAGGGCGGCCTGCGCGACGCCACCGTGCTGCAGGCCCTGGTGGCGACCTGGCTCGTCGACGTGCCCCACGCCGACCTCGAGCGCAGCCGGCAGGCGCTGCTCGACGTCCGCGACGTGGTGCAGCAGCAGGCGGGTCGGGCGGTCGACCGGGTCGGGCCCGAGGCGTGGCGCGACCTGGCCGACGGACTCGGCCTGCGCGACGCCCGGGCCGCGCAGGTGCACGTGCGCGAGCACGGCCGCCGCGTCACCCACCTGTCGCGCCTGACCTGGCGCCGGGCGAGCGAGCTGGTCGAGCGCCGGTCGTCGCTGCGCGGCGCACGCCGCCCCGCACTGGTGCCGGTGGCCCCCGGGGTCGCGCTGTCGCGCGGCGAGGTGGTCCTCGACGCCCGCGCCCGCCCGGCGAGCGACCCGTTGCTGCTGCTGCGGGCCGCCGCCGAGGCGGCCGAGCGCGACGTGGTGCTCTCGCCGACGACGACGGCCCGCCTGGTCCGCGAGGCACCCCCGCTGCCCGAGCCCTGGTCGGAGGAGGCCCGTCGGCTCCTGGTGCGCCTGCTCGCGGCCGGGCGCGGCTTGCTCGAGGTGTGGGAGACCCTCGAGGAGACCGGGGCGCTCGCCCGGCTACTGCCGGAGTGGGAGGGCATCCGGCTGCTCCCGCACGCCTCGCCCATCCACCGGTTCACCGTCGACCGCCACGTCGTGGAGACCTGCGTCGAGGTCGCCTCCCTGATCCGCACCGTGGCCCGCCCCGACGTGCTGCTCGTCGCCGCGCTGCTGCACGACGTGGGCAAGGCGGAGGTAGGCGACCACAGCGTCGTCGGTGAGCCGGTCGCGCGGCGCGTGGCGACCCGCCTCGGCTTCGACCCTGCCGCCGTGGACCAGGTCGCCTTGCTGGTGCGCCACCACCTGCTGCTCGCGGAGACCGCGACCACCCGCGACCTCGACGACCCCGCCACGACCGCGCTCGTCGCCGACCGGGTGGGCGATCCGGAGACCCTCGCACTGCTCCTCGCGCTGACCGAGGCCGACGCCCGCGCGGCTTCCGCCCCGGCCTGGTCGAGCTGGCGGGCCGGCCTCGTGCGCCGCCTGGCCGCGCGGACCCGCGCCCACCTCGAGGCTCGGGCGGCCGGCGTCGCCACCCCGGTCGCGGTCGCCGACGACGTCGCGGTGCCCGACGAGGTGGTCCGCGACCCGCGCGAGGTGTGGGTCGGCGTCGAGCCGCACGAGGACCGAGCCCGGGTCACCGTCGTCTCCGGCGACCGGATCGGGCTGCTGGCCGACGCCGCGGCCGCGCTCGCGCTGCAGCGCTGCTCGGTGCTGGCGGCGCGGGCCTGGTCGCACGACGGGGTCGCCACCAGCGTCTGGGAGGTGCGTGACGACGGGTTGGTGCCCGCGGTGCTGCGCGAGCGGGTGCTCGCGGTGGCCGAGGGGCGGGTCGACCCCGCGGCGCGCCTGCGCCGCCCGAGCGGCGACCCCGCGCTGGCGCCGTCGGTGCAGGTGCGCCCGGAGGCGTCGCAGACCTCGACGGTGCTCGAGGTGCGCGCCGCCGACCGGCCGGGGGTGGTGTGGTCGGTGTGCCGGACGCTGGCCGACCTCGGGGTCGGGGTGCGCTCGGCCCACGTCGTGACCCTCGGCCCCCAGGCGGTCGACGTGTTCTACCTCGCCGGGCCCGCCGGCGGGCCGCTCGCACCGGAGGACGCCGACGCGATCGCCGAGGCCGTGCGGGCCGCCCTGTCCGAGGAGCCGTCCGGGACTCGTTAG
- a CDS encoding P-II family nitrogen regulator: MKLVTAVIKPHKWEDVREALETFGVTGMTVSEVSGYGRQKGHTEVYRGAEYDVALVPKIRLEIVVEDADADDVVGIVVKTAQTGRIGDGKVWVTPVDTVVRVRTGDRDAAAV, translated from the coding sequence GTGAAGCTCGTGACCGCGGTGATCAAGCCGCACAAGTGGGAGGACGTCCGCGAGGCGCTCGAGACCTTCGGGGTCACCGGGATGACCGTCTCGGAGGTGAGCGGCTACGGCCGCCAGAAGGGCCACACCGAGGTCTACCGCGGGGCGGAGTACGACGTCGCGCTGGTGCCGAAGATCCGCCTCGAGATCGTGGTCGAGGACGCCGACGCCGACGACGTGGTCGGCATCGTGGTGAAGACCGCGCAGACCGGACGCATCGGCGACGGCAAGGTGTGGGTCACCCCGGTCGACACCGTCGTGCGCGTGCGCACCGGCGACCGCGACGCCGCGGCCGTCTGA
- the ffh gene encoding signal recognition particle protein, protein MFATLSDRLAATFKDLRGKGRLSEADIDATAREIRIALLEADVALPVVKQFVGAVKERARSEEVSQALNPAQQVVKIVDEELVAILGGETRRLRFAKQGPTVIMLAGLQGAGKTTLAAKLALWLKEQGKTPLLVACDLQRPNAVKQLQVNGERVGVPVFAPEPGNGVGDPVGVARASVEEAKRRLHDVVIVDTAGRLGVDAELMQQAADIRDAVQPDEVLFVVDAMIGQDAVTTAQAFLDGVGYDGVVLTKLDGDARGGAALSIASVTGKPVMFASNGEKMTDFDLFHPDRMASRILDMGDVLTLIEQAEKTFDAEQAMKTAEKLSGRGGADFTLDDFLEQMQQVRKLGSLSKIMGMLPGMGQFREQLENFDEREIDRIQAIIQSMTPAERADPKIIDGSRRARIAKGSGRQVSDVNQLVDRFFEARKMMSQLARGGGMPGMPGMPGAGMPGGPKRGKAQKQQKKGKGAKRSGNPAKAAQEAQQAAAQKSAGNPFGQQAPVDYEQAAAALDLPKDFSKFLK, encoded by the coding sequence GTGTTCGCCACCCTCTCCGACCGCCTCGCCGCGACCTTCAAGGACCTCCGCGGGAAGGGTCGGCTCTCCGAGGCCGACATCGACGCCACGGCCCGCGAGATCCGGATCGCGCTGCTCGAGGCCGACGTCGCGCTTCCGGTCGTCAAGCAGTTCGTCGGCGCGGTCAAGGAGCGGGCGCGCAGCGAGGAGGTCAGCCAGGCGCTGAACCCCGCGCAGCAGGTCGTGAAGATCGTCGACGAGGAGCTCGTCGCAATCCTCGGCGGCGAGACCCGTCGGCTGCGCTTCGCCAAGCAGGGGCCGACGGTCATCATGCTCGCGGGCCTGCAGGGCGCCGGCAAGACGACGCTGGCCGCCAAGCTCGCGCTGTGGCTCAAGGAGCAGGGCAAGACCCCGCTGCTGGTCGCCTGCGACCTGCAGCGGCCCAACGCGGTCAAGCAGCTCCAGGTCAACGGCGAGCGCGTCGGGGTGCCGGTCTTCGCCCCCGAGCCCGGCAACGGCGTGGGCGACCCGGTCGGCGTGGCCCGCGCGTCGGTCGAGGAGGCCAAGCGGCGCCTGCACGACGTGGTCATCGTCGACACCGCCGGCCGGCTCGGCGTCGACGCCGAGCTCATGCAGCAGGCCGCCGACATCCGCGACGCGGTGCAGCCCGACGAGGTGCTCTTCGTCGTGGACGCCATGATCGGCCAGGACGCCGTCACCACCGCGCAGGCGTTCCTCGACGGCGTCGGCTACGACGGCGTCGTCCTCACCAAGCTCGACGGCGACGCCCGCGGCGGCGCCGCGCTCTCGATCGCCTCGGTCACCGGCAAGCCGGTCATGTTCGCCTCCAACGGCGAGAAGATGACCGACTTCGACCTCTTCCACCCTGACCGCATGGCCTCGCGCATCCTCGACATGGGCGACGTCCTCACCCTCATCGAGCAGGCCGAGAAGACCTTCGACGCCGAGCAGGCGATGAAGACCGCCGAGAAGCTCTCGGGCCGCGGCGGCGCCGACTTCACCCTCGACGACTTCCTCGAGCAGATGCAGCAGGTCCGCAAGCTCGGCTCGCTGTCGAAGATCATGGGGATGCTGCCCGGGATGGGCCAGTTCCGCGAGCAGCTCGAGAACTTCGACGAGCGCGAGATCGACCGGATCCAGGCGATCATCCAGTCCATGACGCCGGCCGAGCGGGCCGACCCGAAGATCATCGACGGCTCGCGCCGGGCCCGCATCGCGAAGGGCTCGGGGCGCCAGGTCTCCGACGTCAACCAGCTCGTCGACCGCTTCTTCGAGGCGCGCAAGATGATGTCGCAGCTCGCGCGCGGCGGTGGGATGCCCGGGATGCCGGGCATGCCCGGTGCGGGGATGCCCGGTGGCCCCAAGCGTGGCAAGGCCCAGAAGCAGCAGAAGAAGGGCAAGGGCGCGAAGCGGTCGGGCAACCCCGCGAAGGCCGCCCAGGAGGCCCAGCAGGCGGCCGCGCAGAAGTCGGCCGGCAACCCCTTCGGCCAGCAGGCTCCTGTCGACTACGAGCAGGCCGCGGCCGCGCTCGACCTGCCGAAGGACTTCTCGAAGTTCCTCAAGTGA
- a CDS encoding acyl-CoA thioesterase, translating into MSADGTRATRPTRSDYVAWRTVTTRWRDDDAYGHLNNATYYELFDTAVNAHLYEATGLDVRSLPQIGVVAETSCRYFRELGFPEPIETGLVVDKVGRSSVVYRIGLFQGASDEAAAEGRFVHVYVDNARGAGDRPVAPLPDAIRAAVEPLLR; encoded by the coding sequence ATGAGCGCCGACGGCACGCGAGCCACCCGCCCCACCCGGTCCGACTACGTCGCGTGGCGCACGGTGACCACCCGCTGGCGCGACGACGACGCCTACGGCCACCTCAACAACGCCACCTACTACGAGCTGTTCGACACGGCCGTCAACGCCCACCTCTACGAGGCGACCGGCCTCGACGTGCGGTCGCTGCCGCAGATCGGCGTCGTCGCGGAGACCTCGTGCCGCTACTTCCGCGAGCTCGGCTTCCCCGAGCCGATCGAGACCGGGCTGGTCGTCGACAAGGTGGGGCGCAGCTCCGTGGTCTACCGCATCGGCCTCTTCCAGGGCGCCTCCGACGAGGCCGCGGCCGAGGGCCGCTTCGTCCACGTGTACGTCGACAACGCGCGCGGGGCGGGCGACCGTCCGGTGGCCCCGCTCCCGGACGCGATCCGCGCCGCCGTCGAGCCGCTCCTGCGCTGA
- a CDS encoding ammonium transporter: MDGYYAFMLVATAFVLMMTVPALALFYGGMSRSKSVLNMMMMSFVAAAIVGILYVAVGWSMGFGGDGTLFANPFELLWLDGVTTDSYIFVMFQMTFAIITTALISGAVADRMKFSAWVVFVPIWALVVYFPLAHMVFSCTDDSLICGRIGAQDYAGGTAVHINAGVAGLVLAVLLGKRLGFGKEPMRPHNLTLTMLGAGMLWLGWYGFNVGSIVFTGETDEANVAQFMSETGRTFANTTLATFAAILAWLLVERLLHGKATSLGAASGIVAGLVAITPAAGAVDIGGAVAIGAVAGALCAWAVGWKFKLGYDDSLDVVGVHLVGGLVGTVLIGFFSTAEGAGGVDGLFYGGGAGSLVDQVLGALVAIAYSGVLTAVIALAIKFTIGLRIPEESEVEGIDLDQHGESAYDLHTSLSSGGKTGLLAPSTKTEGANA; encoded by the coding sequence GTGGACGGCTACTACGCCTTCATGCTCGTGGCGACGGCGTTCGTGCTGATGATGACGGTGCCCGCGCTGGCCCTGTTCTACGGCGGCATGTCGCGCTCCAAGTCCGTGCTCAACATGATGATGATGTCGTTCGTCGCTGCGGCGATCGTCGGCATCCTCTACGTCGCGGTCGGCTGGTCGATGGGCTTCGGCGGCGACGGCACCCTCTTCGCGAACCCCTTCGAGCTGCTGTGGCTCGACGGCGTCACCACCGACAGCTACATCTTCGTGATGTTCCAGATGACCTTCGCGATCATCACCACCGCCCTCATCTCCGGCGCCGTCGCCGACCGGATGAAGTTCTCCGCCTGGGTCGTCTTCGTGCCGATCTGGGCCCTGGTCGTCTACTTCCCGCTCGCCCACATGGTCTTCAGCTGCACCGACGACTCGCTCATCTGCGGGCGGATCGGCGCCCAGGACTACGCCGGCGGCACCGCGGTCCACATCAACGCCGGCGTCGCCGGCCTGGTCCTCGCCGTCCTGCTCGGCAAGCGCCTCGGCTTCGGCAAGGAGCCGATGCGCCCGCACAACCTCACCCTCACGATGCTCGGCGCGGGCATGCTGTGGCTCGGCTGGTACGGCTTCAACGTCGGCTCCATCGTCTTCACCGGCGAGACCGACGAGGCCAACGTCGCGCAGTTCATGTCCGAGACCGGTCGCACCTTCGCCAACACCACGCTGGCCACCTTCGCCGCCATCCTGGCCTGGCTCCTGGTCGAGCGCCTGCTCCACGGCAAGGCCACCTCGCTGGGCGCGGCCTCGGGCATCGTGGCGGGCCTCGTCGCCATCACCCCGGCCGCCGGTGCGGTCGACATCGGCGGCGCGGTCGCGATCGGGGCCGTAGCCGGTGCGCTCTGCGCCTGGGCCGTGGGCTGGAAGTTCAAGCTCGGCTACGACGACTCGCTCGACGTGGTCGGCGTCCACCTCGTCGGCGGCCTCGTCGGCACCGTGCTCATCGGCTTCTTCTCCACCGCCGAGGGTGCGGGCGGTGTCGACGGCCTCTTCTACGGTGGCGGTGCCGGGTCGCTGGTCGACCAGGTCCTCGGCGCCCTCGTGGCGATCGCCTACAGCGGCGTGCTGACCGCGGTCATCGCGCTGGCCATCAAGTTCACGATCGGCCTGCGGATCCCGGAGGAGTCCGAGGTCGAGGGCATCGATCTCGACCAGCACGGCGAGTCGGCCTACGACCTGCACACCAGCCTGTCCAGCGGCGGCAAGACCGGCCTGCTGGCCCCGAGCACCAAGACCGAAGGAGCCAACGCGTGA
- the ftsY gene encoding signal recognition particle-docking protein FtsY, with protein MDLLTDWATDWILLVVGIAVLGVAVTVGLLSGARRRRPPAGPGTGVGTGTLAPEREAPPAPGLPPTDEVEAPVAGDVAAPEAPAAPTLERPEGTATRLQRLRQRLARSQGGLGQGLLALLSRDRLDEDTWEDIEDTLLTADVGVAPTQELVGRLRTRLRVEGGDTDARQVLREELVALVDPEMDRRLQVTGTDGRPGVVLVVGVNGAGKTTTVGKIGRILVAEDHRAVMGAADTFRAAAVEQLATWGERVGVDVVRGPEGSDPASVAFEAVKHGLEAGVDTVLVDTAGRLQNKQGLMDELGKVKRVVEKLAPVTEVLLVLDATTGQNGMVQARVFREAVDVTGIVLTKLDGSAKGGIVVAVQRELGVPVKLVGLGEGPDDLAPFDAEAFVDALLG; from the coding sequence ATGGACCTCCTCACCGACTGGGCCACCGACTGGATCCTGCTGGTCGTCGGCATCGCCGTCCTCGGCGTCGCCGTCACCGTCGGCCTGCTCTCCGGAGCCCGGCGCCGCCGCCCGCCCGCCGGGCCCGGCACGGGGGTCGGCACCGGCACGCTGGCCCCCGAGCGCGAGGCGCCCCCGGCGCCCGGCCTGCCGCCGACCGACGAGGTCGAGGCCCCGGTCGCGGGGGACGTCGCAGCACCCGAGGCCCCGGCTGCGCCCACGCTGGAGCGCCCCGAGGGCACCGCGACCCGGCTGCAGCGGCTGCGCCAGCGGCTCGCCCGCTCCCAGGGCGGCCTCGGGCAGGGCCTGCTCGCGCTGCTCTCCCGCGACCGCCTCGACGAGGACACCTGGGAGGACATCGAGGACACCCTGCTGACCGCCGACGTCGGCGTCGCCCCCACGCAGGAGCTGGTCGGGCGCCTCCGCACTCGCCTGCGGGTCGAGGGGGGCGACACCGACGCCCGCCAGGTGCTGCGCGAGGAGCTCGTCGCGCTGGTCGACCCGGAGATGGACCGGCGCCTGCAGGTCACCGGCACCGACGGTCGTCCCGGCGTCGTGCTGGTCGTCGGCGTCAACGGCGCGGGCAAGACCACGACGGTCGGCAAGATCGGCCGGATCCTCGTCGCCGAGGACCACCGGGCGGTCATGGGGGCCGCCGACACCTTCCGCGCCGCGGCCGTCGAGCAGCTCGCGACCTGGGGCGAGCGCGTCGGGGTCGACGTCGTGCGCGGCCCCGAGGGCTCCGACCCGGCCAGCGTCGCCTTCGAGGCGGTCAAGCACGGCCTCGAGGCCGGGGTCGACACCGTCCTCGTGGACACCGCGGGCCGGCTGCAGAACAAGCAGGGCCTCATGGACGAGCTCGGCAAGGTCAAGCGCGTCGTCGAGAAGCTCGCGCCCGTGACGGAGGTGCTGCTCGTCCTCGACGCGACCACCGGCCAGAACGGCATGGTGCAGGCGCGGGTCTTCCGCGAGGCCGTCGACGTGACCGGCATCGTGCTGACCAAGCTCGACGGCTCGGCCAAGGGCGGCATCGTGGTCGCGGTGCAGCGCGAGCTGGGCGTGCCGGTCAAGCTCGTGGGCCTCGGCGAGGGCCCCGACGACCTCGCGCCCTTCGACGCCGAGGCGTTCGTCGACGCCCTGCTCGGCTGA